In Tenebrio molitor chromosome 6, icTenMoli1.1, whole genome shotgun sequence, one genomic interval encodes:
- the tutl gene encoding protein turtle isoform X6, which translates to MGMRTDPRGKSRPLTTVSVPLLVVYTVVAFLTFVFLQTGFCLQDGGVFITAILGESVVFNCHVEFPDGHPVPYVLQWEKKVGETGQDIPIYIWYESYPTHSGEGYEGRVSRVSPDSPYGAASLNLTNIRESDQGWYECKVVFLNRSPNSHKNGTWFHLDVHAPPHFTDTPSDIIYVNLGDAIILSCTAEGTPTPEILWYKDANPVETSATIGIFNDGTELRISNIRHEDIGDYTCIARNGEGQISHTARVIIAGGAVIMVPPTNQTKVEGEKVQFNCEAKAQPGNVTVKWFREGAPVKELASLETRVTIRRDGSLVINPVSSDDSGQYLCEVSNGIGEPQSASAYLNVEYPAKVTFTPTIQYLPFRLAGVVQCYIKANPPLQYVTWTKDKRLLEPYQTQDIVIMNNGSLLFTRVNESHQGRYTCTPYNAQGTQGSSGQMEVLVRKPPVFTVEPEAMYQRKVGETVEMHCDAQEAEGTQKPNIQWQRRDGSSLPKNRVKIVGGNITVESLRRADFGYYQCVASNEVATIVASTQLVVEGTQPHAPYNLTGVPLEFAVTLTWLPGYSGGPDYKQVYTIWYREAGVSEWSTIPVTPSGNTQFTINRLAPGTTYEFQVVGKNSLGDGMMSKIITVRTLDISLPHKVQITSTPPTENLEFLHLGPKPGIPRNLTVTEISNGFLITWQPPLEKANVIHHYEIKYKTDGDWKKLNKAQIRPEDTHYLVKNLVGGRTYYFRIVAHSVTNFESSEIVKFSVPARVKHKAITAGVVGGILFFIVAIILSVCFVKICNKRKRRKQEKAYNMVACRITDSRNGGNATDSQVPLKKLRKGRISGLRLISFIVNWIWPRDRCRTGSSLSWHPDYLHSGSPSKSLGRISRTADGRFVLVDSILSLRTDSPSNVSSSDDGGFLPRKGVRNRASWRKPLVGYPSQLSLRSDASGQSARGIGGFFSSLGQRVHYPVKPIPTIYSPATPNFQSSSPATSSALLLSPWTPLYFSDLSSVRYTSSGERSYPTPPGFMQLRSVHERYSQELPSLRAIHEESQGFIPVHPIRVESPTQRIRVAPPYPGPRPRARLLPRHARIARSAPELGSPDHLDRSPESRSSSSGFGSKNTSSQQNQSSQSGSTFTEWRLPPYRPPPPPPSALPPPPPLVGHWLELASSSPSTSDQLHKAVDVGSVDGHYEFDPSTPTPTPSTPTGSRDVELDTGPTRKSYGTLRSRYDNIDARVQAMKEEFNEFRKRQAKRRRSHELESAC; encoded by the exons ATGGGCATGCGCACAGACCCACGGGGCAAGTCTCGTCCGCTGACCACCGTTTCGGTACCACTACTCGTCGTATATACAGTCGTTGCCTTTTTAACTTTCGTATTCTTGCAAACAG GTTTCTGTTTACAAGATGGTGGTGTATTCATTACAGCCATCTTGGGTGAGTCGGTGGTATTCAACTGCCACGTGGAATTCCCGGACGGACACCCTGTGCCGTATGTGTTGCAATGGGAGAAGAAGGTAGGCGAAACG GGACAGGATATACCAATATACATTTGGTATGAAAGTTACCCAACCCACAGCGGAGAGGGCTATGAAGGACGAGTGTCAAGAGTGTCACCGGATTCTCCATACGGTGCTGCATCACTCAACTTGACAAATATTCGCGAGTCGGATCAAGGCTG GTATGAGTGCAAGGTGGTGTTCCTCAACCGGTCCCCGAACTCGCACAAAAATGGTACTTGGTTCCACCTTGACGTGCACGCTCCCCCTCATTTTACGGATACACCATCAGATATCATCTACGTCAACTTGGGGGATGCTATCATCCTCAGTTGTACGGCGGAAGGCACGCCCACGCCAGAGATACTCTGGTACAAAGATGCCAACCCTGTAGAGACCTCAGCTACCATAG GTATATTCAACGATGGAACGGAACTACGAATATCCAACATCCGTCACGAAGACATCGGAGACTATACGTGCATCGCGAGGAACGGTGAAGGTCAAATCTCCCACACTGCAAGAGTTATAATAGCCGGAGGTGCCGTTATTATGGTTCCTCCGACCAACCAGACCAAAGTTGAAGGGGAGAAGGTACAGTTTAATTGCGAAGCCAAAGCCCAACCCGGAAATGTCACTGTCAAGTGGTTTCGCGAAGGCGCACCCGTCAAAGAACTTGCTTCCTTGGAAACAAGAGTCACCATCAGGAGAGATGGCTCCCTTGTTATTAACCCCGTCAGCTCGGATGATTCCGGGCAGTACTTGTGCGAAGTCAGCAATGGTATCGGAGAACCCCAATCGGCGTCAGCATATCTCAACGTAGAAT ACCCAGCGAAGGTGACGTTCACTCCGACCATCCAGTACTTGCCGTTTCGACTAGCTGGCGTCGTCCAGTGCTACATAAAAGCAAATCCCCCTCTACAGTATGTAACGTGGACCAAAGACAAACGCTTGTTAGAACCGTATCAGACCCAAGATATCGTGATCATGAACAACGGTTCTCTTCTCTTCACCCGAGTCAACGAGAGTCACCAAGGTCGGTACACTTGTACACCTTACAACGCTCAGGGAACACAAGGATCTTCCGGCCAAATGGAAGTTTTAGTCCGAAAGCCACCAGTATTCACGGTAGAACCGGAAGCCATGTACCAGCGCAAAGTCGGCGAGACCGTGGAGATGCACTGCGACGCACAAGAAGCCGAGGGAACGCAAAAGCCAAACATACAGTGGCAAAGACGTGACGGTAGCTCTTTGCCCAAAAACCGCGTCAAAATCGTCGGTGGCAACATAACCGTCGAGAGTTTACGTCGAGCGGACTTTGGTTATTATCAGTGCGTGGCTTCCAACGAAGTCGCTACGATCGTCGCTTCCACGCAGCTGGTGGTCGAAGGGACTCAACCCCATGCTCCCTACAACCTCACGGGGGTTCCACTGGAGTTCGCCGTCACGCTTACCTGGTTACCTGGATACAGCGGAGGACCCGACTACAAACAAGTCTACACTATTTGGTACAGAGAAGCTGGAGTTTCCGAATGGTCAACCATTCCGGTTACGCCTTCCGGTAACACGCAGTTCACGATCAACCGCCTTGCACCGGGGACTACCTACGAGTTTCAAGTGGTAGGGAAGAATTCTCTCGGTGATGGGATGATGAGCAAGATCATCACGGTCCGAACGTTGG ACATCAGCCTACCCCACAAAGTCCAAATAACATCAACGCCACCAACTGAAAATTTGG aaTTCTTGCACCTAGGACCAAAGCCAGGTATCCCTAGAAATCTGACTGTAACAGAAATTAGTAACGGCTTTTTGATTACGTGGCAACCACCCTTAGAAAAAGCTAATGTTATTCACCATTAcgaaattaaatacaaaacagACGGTGACTGGAAAAAACTGAACAAAGCTCAAATTCGACCCGAAGATACCCATTACCTAG TAAAAAACTTAGTAGGAGGAAGAACGTATTATTTTAGAATTGTAGCCCATTCagtgacaaattttgaatccagtgaaattgtgaaattttcgGTGCCGGCTAGGGTGAAACACAAAGCCATCACCGCAGGAGTCGTGGGTGGAATCTTGTTTTTCATTGTAGCTATAATTCTTTCGGTGTGTTTTGTTAAAATCTGCAATAAAAGGAAACGGCGGAAACAAGAAAAGG CTTATAATATGGTTGCTTGTCGGATTACTGACTCCAGAAATGGGGGGAATGCAACGGATAGCCAAGTGCCTTTGAAAAA ACTTAGAAAAGGCCGAATATCAGGTCTGAGGCTCATCAGCTTCATCGTGAATTGGATATGGCCTCGGGATAGGTGTCGAACTGGCAGCAGCTTAAGTTGGCATCCGGACTATCTTCATTCTGGATCTCCTTCGAAATCTTTGGGTCGCATCTCGAGAACAGCAGACGGTCGTTTCGTACTGGTGGATTCCATTCTGAGTTTACGCACCGACAGTCCGTCGAACGTGAGTAGCAGCGACGATGGAGGATTCCTGCCGCGAAAGGGAGTACGGAATCGGGCGTCGTGGCGCAAACCCCTCGTCGGCTACCCGAGCCAGTTGAGCTTGAGGTCGGACGCTTCGGGACAGAGCGCCAGAGGAATAGGCGGTTTCTTCAGCAGCTTAGGACAACGCGTTCACTATCCCGTCAAACCGATACCGACGATTTACAGCCCCGCGACTCCGAATTTCCAGTCGAGCTCTCCGGCCACGTCGAGCGCTTTACTGTTGTCGCCTTGGACTCCTCTCTACTTCAGCGACTTGAGTTCTGTACGCTACACGAGTTCCGGGGAACGTTCGTATCCGACTCCTCCGGGTTTCATGCAACTCAGGTCGGTGCACGAGCGTTACTCTCAAGAACTGCCATCGTTACGTGCCATTCACGAAGAGTCTCAAGGTTTTATCCCGGTCCATCCCATTAGAGTCGAAAGTCCCACTCAACGGATTAGAGTAGCGCCACCGTACCCCGGTCCGAGACCAAGGGCGAGACTCCTACCTAGACACGCACGCATCGCACGAAGCGCCCCCGAGCTGGGTTCGCCCGACCACTTGGACCGCTCCCCAGAGAGCAGGTCCAGTTCGAGCGGATTCGGCAGCAAAAACACGTCGTCCCAACAGAATCAGAGCTCGCAAAGCGGCAGCACTTTCACCGAGTGGAGGCTGCCGCCGTACAGACCGCCGCCACCTCCTCCTTCGGCCTTGCCTCCTCCGCCACCGTTAGTAGGACATTGGCTGGAATTAGCGTCGTCGTCGCCATCCACTTCGGATCAATTGCACAAAGCCGTCGATGTCGGCAGTGTCGACGGTCATTACGAGTTCGACCCGTCCACGCCGACGCCAACGCCGTCGACGCCGACCGGTTCGAGAGATGTCGAGCTGGACACCGGTCCGACCAGGAAGAGTTACGGCACTTTGAGAAGTCGTTACGACAACATCGATGCCAGAGTCCAGGCCATGAAAGAAGAATTCAACGAGTTCAGGAAGCGACAAGCGAAAAGAAGACGCAGCCACGAATTGGAGAGTGCCTGTTGA